From Diospyros lotus cultivar Yz01 chromosome 4, ASM1463336v1, whole genome shotgun sequence, a single genomic window includes:
- the LOC127800454 gene encoding uncharacterized protein LOC127800454, with protein sequence MPFPMKIQPLDSQAYRESIRNDLAKPPVLKSRLKRLFDRQFPSVLRISSAEKPAASEAQYGKDGGGGGAEFEPSSVCLAKMVQNFIEENTDKQSAAKCGRNRCNCFNANNNDSSDDEFDVAYGFGDSIPAASSADSLDTLMSLIPCASVAERNLLADTSKIVEKNKACKRKDDLRKIVSDGLLLLGYDASICKSRWEKSSSYPAGEYEYIDVIVEGERLLIDIDFTSEFEIARSTGGYKAILQSLPHIFVGKADRLQQIVSIVSEAARQSLKKKGMHIPPWRKADYVRAKWLSPHTRTSTTPLKTDAVQTDAPAEKAEDKPCPATSESDCGEFELIFQDEASWSEPEPAEIETPSVEEMNIPAEPSQWQPPAVKPKSCERGGKVVTGLASLLREKP encoded by the exons ATGCCTTTTCCGATGAAGATTCAACCTCTCGATTCTCAGGCCTATAGAGAGTCGATCCGGAATGACTTGGCCAAGCCTCCGGTGCTGAAATCGCGTCTCAAGAGGCTCTTTGATCGGCAGTTCCCAAGCGTTCTGCGGATTTCGTCGGCGGAAAAGCCGGCGGCCAGCGAGGCCCAGTACGGCAAGGATGGAGGCGGAGGGGGGGCTGAATTCGAGCCCAGTTCTGTGTGCTTGGCGAAAATGGTTCAGAATTTCATCGAGGAGAATACCGACAAGCAATCGGCCGCTAAATGTGGCCGCAATCGCTGCAATTGCTTCAACGCGAACAACAATGACAGCTCCGATGACGAATTTGACGTTGCTTATGGTTTTGGCGACTCGATTCCAGCCGCTTCTTCCGCTGATTCTCTCGATACGCTCATG AGTTTGATACCCTGCGCAAGCGTCGCCGAGAGGAACCTCCTAGCTGACACTTCGAAGATTGTCGAAAAGAACAAAGCTTGCAAGCGAAAAGACGATCTACGAAAAATTGTCTCCGATGGTCTACTGCTTCTTGGCTACGATGCATCCATCTGCAAATCAAGATGGGAAAAATCCTCCTCCTATCCAGCAG GGGAATACGAGTACATAGATGTGATTGTGGAAGGCGAGCGACTGTTGATAGACATTGATTTCACATCAGAGTTCGAGATAGCTCGATCGACCGGAGGCTACAAAGCGATCCTCCAATCTCTGCCGCACATTTTCGTCGGCAAGGCCGATCGTCTCCAGCAAATCGTCTCCATCGTGTCGGAGGCGGCAAGGCAGAGCCTGAAGAAGAAGGGAATGCACATCCCTCCCTGGAGGAAAGCCGATTACGTGCGAGCCAAATGGCTCTCTCCCCACACTCGCACCTCCACCACACCGCTAAAAACCGACGCCGTTCAGACTGACGCTCCGGCCGAGAAGGCCGAAGACAAGCCTTGTCCGGCAACAAGCGAGAGCGATTGCGGGGAGTTTGAGCTGATTTTCCAAGACGAAGCGTCGTGGTCGGAGCCGGAGCCCGCTGAGATCGAGACTCCGTCCGTCGAGGAGATGAATATTCCGGCAGAGCCGTCCCAGTGGCAGCCGCCGGCGGTGAAGCCAAAGAGCTGCGAGAGAGGAGGCAAGGTGGTCACCGGATTAGCCTCTCTCCTCCGAGAGAAACCCtaa